From Humisphaera borealis, the proteins below share one genomic window:
- the rpmF gene encoding 50S ribosomal protein L32 yields the protein MLPVQKTSKARTRKRRSHHALKPIHYTSCPQCGNARLPHCACDNCGYVNPSLALAVKQDEKA from the coding sequence ATGCTTCCGGTCCAGAAAACGAGCAAAGCGCGCACCCGTAAGCGTCGCTCGCACCACGCGCTTAAGCCCATCCATTACACCTCGTGCCCCCAGTGCGGCAATGCCCGGCTCCCTCACTGTGCCTGCGATAACTGCGGGTACGTGAACCCGTCGCTCGCCCTGGCCGTGAAGCAGGACGAGAAGGCCTGA
- the plsX gene encoding phosphate acyltransferase PlsX → MRVAVDVMGGDRAPAAILQGCWDAAALLTPDDRVLLVGDELVIRAGLAASELSAEKLTQYQVIPTTQVIGMDDSPVEAVRNKPKASINVMCDLVKKGEADVAISAGNTGACVAAAQLKMRTLPGVSRPGIAVVLPTFYGPVVICDVGANITPQPRHLQQYAIMAGAYGAAVAGIENPRVGILSIGEEDAKGTEMVKEARALMRDEPLINFIGNIEGRDIFKGVVDVVVCDGFVGNIILKFTEGITEGLFQTILAELQEFGSGAVDQFKPVMKKIYAKHDWQEYGGAPLLGVGGYCLICHGRSEARAIKNAIRVGQQLCRSGVNQKIVERIARSIPGRE, encoded by the coding sequence GTGCGTGTAGCGGTGGACGTGATGGGCGGCGACCGCGCGCCGGCCGCCATCCTTCAAGGTTGCTGGGATGCCGCTGCGCTCCTGACGCCCGACGACCGCGTTCTGCTGGTCGGCGATGAGCTGGTCATTCGCGCCGGCCTGGCCGCCAGCGAGCTGTCCGCCGAGAAGCTGACGCAGTACCAGGTCATCCCCACGACGCAAGTCATCGGCATGGATGACTCGCCCGTCGAAGCCGTCCGCAACAAACCCAAGGCATCGATTAACGTCATGTGCGACCTCGTCAAGAAAGGCGAGGCCGATGTCGCGATTTCCGCCGGGAACACCGGTGCGTGTGTCGCGGCGGCGCAGCTCAAGATGCGGACGTTGCCGGGTGTCAGCCGTCCGGGTATCGCGGTAGTTCTCCCCACGTTCTACGGCCCGGTCGTGATCTGCGATGTCGGTGCCAACATCACGCCGCAGCCCCGGCATCTGCAACAATACGCGATCATGGCCGGCGCCTATGGCGCCGCGGTCGCCGGGATTGAGAATCCCCGCGTCGGCATCCTCAGCATCGGCGAGGAAGACGCCAAGGGCACGGAGATGGTCAAGGAGGCCCGCGCCCTGATGCGCGACGAGCCCCTGATCAACTTCATCGGCAACATCGAAGGCCGCGATATCTTTAAGGGCGTTGTGGATGTCGTCGTTTGCGACGGCTTCGTCGGCAACATCATCCTGAAGTTCACCGAAGGCATCACCGAAGGGCTGTTCCAGACGATTCTGGCCGAGCTTCAGGAGTTCGGCAGCGGGGCGGTCGACCAGTTCAAGCCAGTGATGAAGAAGATCTACGCCAAGCACGACTGGCAGGAATACGGCGGCGCGCCGCTGCTGGGCGTGGGCGGCTACTGCCTGATCTGTCACGGCCGCAGCGAGGCCCGCGCGATTAAGAACGCGATTCGTGTCGGCCAGCAGTTGTGCCGCAGCGGGGTAAACCAGAAAATCGTCGAGCGAATTGCCCGGTCGATTCCGGGCAGAGAGTGA
- a CDS encoding beta-ketoacyl-ACP synthase III has product MSQFGATITGTGSSVPEHRLTNDDLARMVDTNDEWITQRTGIKERRIAKDGETTASLGTAAARKAIEAAGLTPKDIELIVVATITPEMVFPSTGCYIGAALGIPGVPAFDMSAACSGFIYALATGANFIRAGQYKNILVIGAETISRVTNYKDRGSCILFGDGAGAVVLSRTTEPKRGLLYNSLHADGNGGDVMVCPPGSRKPITAEMIAEDGQYMTLRGREVYKFAVTKFEELIHDAMTKCELTVDDVTLIVPHQVNQRIIDSAMSKLGFAAEKAYVNIDRYGNTSAASIPLALDEAWRAGKIKPGDHLVFVAFGAGLTWANAVVRV; this is encoded by the coding sequence ATGTCTCAGTTTGGCGCAACCATCACCGGCACCGGCAGCAGTGTTCCCGAGCATCGCCTGACGAACGACGATCTCGCTCGGATGGTCGATACCAACGACGAGTGGATCACCCAGCGGACCGGGATCAAGGAACGTCGCATCGCCAAAGACGGCGAAACCACCGCCAGTCTCGGTACCGCCGCCGCCCGCAAGGCAATCGAAGCGGCCGGCCTGACTCCCAAAGATATCGAACTGATCGTCGTCGCGACCATCACGCCCGAAATGGTGTTCCCGAGCACCGGGTGCTACATCGGTGCGGCATTGGGCATTCCCGGCGTTCCCGCGTTTGACATGTCGGCCGCGTGCTCCGGGTTCATCTATGCTCTTGCGACCGGGGCGAACTTCATCCGGGCCGGGCAGTACAAGAACATCCTGGTGATTGGTGCCGAAACCATCAGCCGGGTGACCAACTATAAAGATCGCGGTTCGTGCATCCTCTTCGGCGACGGTGCCGGCGCGGTTGTTCTCAGTCGTACGACCGAACCGAAGCGCGGGCTGCTCTACAATTCGCTTCATGCCGACGGCAACGGCGGCGACGTGATGGTCTGCCCGCCGGGATCGCGCAAGCCCATCACCGCCGAAATGATCGCCGAAGACGGCCAGTACATGACGCTCCGCGGACGCGAGGTGTACAAGTTCGCGGTCACCAAGTTCGAGGAACTCATCCACGACGCGATGACCAAGTGCGAACTGACGGTCGATGACGTGACGCTGATCGTTCCCCACCAGGTGAACCAGCGGATTATCGACAGCGCCATGAGCAAACTCGGCTTCGCCGCCGAAAAGGCGTACGTGAACATCGACCGCTACGGCAACACGTCGGCCGCAAGCATTCCGCTGGCGCTGGACGAGGCCTGGCGGGCGGGAAAGATCAAGCCCGGCGATCATCTGGTCTTTGTCGCGTTCGGCGCGGGGCTGACCTGGGCGAACGCCGTGGTTCGCGTGTAG
- the fabD gene encoding ACP S-malonyltransferase has translation MPSATYILCPGQGAQVVGMGKAFFDKSAVAKSLFEQADAILGFSLSGLCFDGPDDRLNQTDISQPALYVAGVASYRSAVEDGVIDPAAVTAFAGLSLGEYTALHLAGVFSFEDGLKLVAARGRAMQDAAVAVPSGMVAIMGADEAAISALCDEARGGEVLVPANYNAPGQIVVSGSTGACERVLKAAEAKGFKAVALKVAGAFHSPIMQPGADKMKSELEKATFAVPQKPVFSNVTAAEHTDTASIKNLLVDQIVSPVRWEQTMVKIAAVADARFVELAPGRTLAGLAKRINRRLPVESLGA, from the coding sequence ATGCCTTCTGCCACCTACATCCTCTGTCCCGGCCAGGGCGCTCAAGTCGTCGGCATGGGCAAAGCGTTTTTCGACAAGTCTGCCGTCGCCAAATCGTTGTTCGAACAGGCCGACGCCATACTCGGATTCTCGCTGAGCGGGCTGTGCTTCGACGGTCCTGACGACCGTCTGAACCAGACCGATATCAGCCAGCCGGCGCTTTACGTCGCGGGCGTGGCGTCTTACCGGTCGGCGGTGGAAGACGGCGTCATCGACCCGGCGGCTGTCACGGCGTTTGCCGGGCTGAGCCTTGGCGAGTACACGGCGCTGCACCTGGCCGGCGTGTTCTCGTTCGAGGACGGCCTGAAGCTGGTTGCCGCGCGTGGCCGGGCGATGCAGGATGCCGCCGTCGCCGTGCCCAGCGGCATGGTTGCGATCATGGGTGCCGACGAAGCCGCGATCAGCGCGCTGTGCGATGAAGCGCGTGGCGGTGAAGTCCTTGTGCCGGCAAACTACAACGCACCGGGACAGATCGTCGTCAGTGGTTCGACTGGCGCGTGTGAACGCGTTTTGAAGGCGGCAGAGGCCAAAGGCTTCAAAGCCGTCGCCCTGAAGGTGGCCGGCGCGTTCCACAGCCCGATCATGCAGCCGGGTGCGGACAAGATGAAATCGGAGCTCGAGAAGGCCACGTTCGCGGTGCCGCAGAAGCCGGTGTTTTCGAACGTGACCGCCGCCGAACACACGGACACCGCATCGATCAAGAACCTGCTCGTCGACCAGATCGTTTCGCCGGTCCGGTGGGAACAGACGATGGTGAAGATCGCGGCAGTGGCGGACGCGCGGTTCGTCGAACTCGCCCCCGGTCGCACGCTGGCGGGACTTGCCAAGCGAATCAATCGGCGGTTGCCGGTGGAGAGTCTGGGCGCGTAA
- the fabG gene encoding 3-oxoacyl-[acyl-carrier-protein] reductase, which produces MTEKRVALVTGGSRGIGAAIVKQLAKDGLHVVAMARNVDKLAEVVAAVTADGGTAEPLACDIADGKALAAAIEGIADKHGRLDVLVNNAGITKDGLILRMDDSDFDDVINTNLKSAFVAIRTAARSIMRSKTGRIVNISSVSGVAGNAGQANYAASKAGLIGLSKSVAKELAGKGVTCNVVAPGFITTDMTDVLNDKIKDTVKQVIPLRRFGEAKEIAAAVSFLASEGASYITGQVLVVDGGMVM; this is translated from the coding sequence ATGACCGAGAAACGCGTAGCACTCGTCACCGGCGGATCCCGTGGCATCGGGGCGGCAATCGTCAAGCAACTCGCCAAGGACGGCCTGCACGTCGTGGCGATGGCGCGTAACGTGGATAAGCTCGCCGAGGTCGTCGCCGCCGTGACCGCCGACGGCGGAACCGCCGAGCCGCTCGCATGCGACATCGCCGACGGCAAGGCGCTGGCGGCGGCGATCGAAGGCATCGCCGACAAGCACGGTCGGCTGGACGTGCTGGTGAACAACGCCGGCATCACGAAGGACGGCCTGATCCTGCGGATGGATGATTCCGACTTCGACGACGTGATCAACACGAATCTCAAGAGCGCGTTCGTCGCGATTCGCACCGCCGCCCGAAGCATCATGCGCAGCAAGACAGGACGCATCGTCAATATCAGCAGCGTGAGCGGCGTGGCCGGCAACGCTGGCCAGGCGAACTACGCCGCGAGCAAAGCGGGGCTCATCGGGCTGAGCAAGTCGGTCGCGAAGGAACTGGCAGGAAAAGGCGTGACTTGTAACGTGGTCGCCCCCGGTTTCATCACAACCGATATGACGGACGTGTTGAACGACAAAATCAAGGACACCGTCAAGCAGGTGATCCCGCTCCGCCGGTTCGGCGAAGCGAAGGAGATTGCCGCCGCGGTCAGTTTCCTGGCCAGCGAAGGCGCGAGCTACATCACCGGGCAGGTGCTGGTGGTGGACGGCGGAATGGTGATGTAG
- the acpP gene encoding acyl carrier protein → MEDIDQKVIEIVSEQMGVDKSEITRDTHFINDLNADSLDTVELVMEFEDEFELSIPDEEAEKIQTVGQAIDYIKGHQSKQ, encoded by the coding sequence ATGGAAGACATCGACCAGAAGGTCATCGAAATCGTCAGCGAACAGATGGGCGTCGATAAGAGCGAGATCACGCGCGACACCCATTTCATCAACGACCTCAACGCCGACTCGCTCGACACCGTCGAGCTGGTGATGGAGTTCGAGGACGAGTTCGAGCTGTCGATCCCCGACGAAGAGGCCGAGAAGATCCAGACCGTCGGCCAGGCGATCGACTACATCAAGGGCCACCAGAGCAAGCAGTAA
- the fabF gene encoding beta-ketoacyl-ACP synthase II, with amino-acid sequence MSKRRVVITGLGVVTSLGEVVDQVWDALCAGKSGIVPIRRWDCSTYPTRFGGECYDFDLTKYKDAYARHRRSDEDEIPRNGRLDRFAQFGIAASISAANDANIDFKTEDTTRCGVIIGTGIGGIETIEEQNKILVSRGVSRVSPFTVPRLMANAASGNVSILFRLNGPNTCVSTACATGSNAIGDAGRLIQYGLADVMIAGGAEAALSSLGMSTFVAARALSTRNEEPTLASRPWDKDRDGFVQAEGAGVVILEEYEHARARGARIYAELVGYGMSGDGYHITAPDSEGRGAAAAMKLALKDAGVSGEVVDYINAHGTSTELGDLAETKAVKTTFGEHAYKMALSSTKSQLGHSLGASGGMEAVFSSLSVSRNLIPPTINLENPSPDCDLDYTPLKARDRKITYAMSNSFGFGGHNASLLFKKI; translated from the coding sequence ATGTCTAAGCGTCGCGTCGTCATTACGGGATTGGGCGTGGTCACCTCGCTCGGCGAAGTCGTCGATCAGGTGTGGGATGCGCTCTGCGCCGGCAAGAGCGGCATCGTCCCGATTCGCCGATGGGATTGCAGCACCTATCCGACTCGTTTCGGCGGAGAGTGCTACGATTTCGATCTGACGAAGTACAAGGATGCCTACGCCCGGCATCGCCGCAGCGATGAAGACGAGATCCCCCGCAACGGTCGGCTCGACCGATTCGCCCAGTTCGGCATCGCCGCGTCCATCTCGGCCGCGAACGACGCCAACATCGACTTCAAGACCGAAGACACGACGCGATGCGGCGTGATTATCGGCACGGGCATCGGCGGCATCGAAACCATCGAAGAGCAGAACAAGATCCTGGTTTCTCGCGGCGTGAGCCGGGTCAGTCCGTTTACCGTGCCTCGCCTGATGGCCAACGCTGCCAGTGGCAACGTTTCCATCCTGTTCCGCCTGAATGGCCCCAATACCTGTGTCTCCACCGCGTGCGCCACCGGCAGTAATGCCATCGGTGATGCCGGCCGGCTGATTCAGTACGGCCTGGCCGATGTCATGATCGCCGGCGGGGCGGAAGCAGCACTCAGCTCCCTGGGTATGTCTACGTTTGTCGCGGCCAGGGCACTGTCGACCCGCAACGAAGAGCCCACGCTTGCCAGCCGTCCCTGGGACAAGGATCGCGACGGTTTCGTGCAGGCCGAAGGCGCGGGCGTCGTCATCCTTGAAGAGTACGAACACGCCAGGGCCCGCGGTGCCCGTATCTACGCCGAACTCGTCGGCTACGGCATGAGCGGCGACGGCTACCACATCACCGCCCCCGACAGCGAAGGTCGCGGCGCGGCCGCCGCCATGAAGCTGGCATTGAAAGATGCCGGCGTCTCTGGCGAAGTCGTCGATTACATCAACGCCCACGGCACCAGCACCGAACTGGGCGATCTGGCAGAAACCAAGGCGGTCAAGACCACCTTCGGCGAACACGCCTACAAGATGGCGCTGAGCTCTACCAAGAGCCAGCTCGGCCATTCGCTCGGTGCGAGTGGCGGCATGGAAGCGGTGTTCTCTTCGCTGTCCGTCAGCCGCAACCTGATTCCGCCGACGATCAATCTCGAAAACCCCAGCCCCGATTGCGACCTCGACTACACCCCGCTCAAGGCAAGGGATCGCAAGATCACCTATGCCATGAGCAACAGCTTCGGGTTCGGCGGGCACAATGCGTCGCTGCTGTTCAAGAAGATCTAG